In Tachysurus vachellii isolate PV-2020 chromosome 12, HZAU_Pvac_v1, whole genome shotgun sequence, the DNA window GAAGGTGGGCCCTTTTGTGGCATGGGTGCAGTAACggctttctcctggcaacttgaccatgcaggtcatttgtgatCAAGTACCTacttattgtgctccttgaaacaacaccactttttttccagagcagcctgtatttctctcgaAGTtgtttgtgagtttttctttgcttccTGTACAATTCTTCTGGTAgtagtgggtgaaatctttcttggtctaccagcctgtggcttagtatcaacagaacctcttattttccacctctttatcagagtttgaacagtactgactggcatttaCAAattatatccttttcctgctttataaagttcaactaccttatagtggtccattggcagttcttttgcCTTCCCCATGGTTCAGTATCCCACCAAGTATTTATGCATAGacatttattacaattacaGAGTCACAGTTGTGGAAACTTTCCTTTTAATAGCCATTTtgtgtgtcaacctgtgtgttttataatgTGGCTAAACATTCAgggatatgtaaacttttgatcaggttTTTTAGGCGATTTCAGTATCgttaggttttaaaaaggagtcaaacaactatgtgataattaatgatgtcacatgaccactattcttaaataagaaaaaaatcttttgcgttatcagtcatattttccaaataaatggcaatgttaATCAACTTgtttcagggtatgcaaacttttgagcacaactgtgtatggttatttatttatttatttatgaatgtgaacattatattactgttattattattactattattaaattatCAGAGAGGAAGTATGCTTTCTCtctacatttaaaacattacttAGTACTTCCagattttgtaaacattttgtgtAAAGAATATGGTTCTAGCTGCCATGCTGCTAATACCTTCTGATTACATTTGATTGAGAAGAAACAACTATTTCtaaaataatgaacatttatttcataatgTTATTCTCATTTTTCGTTTGCATTTATCCATTATTAAACACAATTTCATGGTCATTTTAGGTCGGCGAAATCTCCGGCTTGTGATGGAGTATCTCCCGTTTGGAAGCCTGAGAGATTATCTCAGCAAGAATCGAGTCAGGATTGACCACAAGAAGCTTGTACATTATGCCTCTCAAATATGCAAGGTAATAGAGTAATTTATTTCTGCCAATACCCATCCCTGATTCATgagtgtttaatattaaatagtAGCTAATTTCTTTTCTAATGTCTTATTTGACCTCTAGTAGAATGTAGAAGTGGTGTAAATGTGAATGGCTTGTGTTGGTACAGGGTATGGAGTACCTTGCAAACAAACGGTACATTCATCGAGATCTGGCCACTAGAAACATCTTGGTGGAGAGTGAGTCTCAGGTAAAAATCGGTGACTTTGGCTTGACCAAggttttacctcaggacaaaGAATACTACAAGGTCAAAGAGCCAGGAGAAAGTCCAATATTCtggtgagggtttttttttttaagccgtGTTTATCAGATTtggattgattttatttttgtatttcttaaaaaacaaagtttACATTTTGTACAACTCGTACATTAGGGAACTATGATCTTGCACACATGGTCCGTTTTTTTCAGGTATGCCCCTGAATCCTTAACAGATAGCAGGTTCTCTGTAGCATCAGATGTCTGGAGTTATGGCGTTGTTCTGTATGAACTcttcacacacagtgacaagCTCTGTAGCCCCCCAACGGTATGTATCACTTATTCCTTTGTATAGTTGGTGTTTTTccattaatgtttatttcattgcaAGAACATTTAACAGCTTATACGTGAAAGCCGTTCAAAATCTTAGAATCCCTTTACTGTTCATACTGTGTCCACAGAGGAGATTTTGGGTTACAAatggtttagtgtgtgtttcaAGTGTGCACTTTCTGTAACCACATCAAGCAGATCAAAGCTGAGTTTGTCGATTTTGCATGACATTGCATGTAAAAAGAGCATTATTTGCTAATCTCTGTTCAGGTGTTTATGAGTATGATGGGAGGAGACAAACCTGGCCAGACTATAGTGTATCATCTCATTGAACTGCTGAAACAAGGGAACCGCTTACCTCAGCCAGTGGGCTGCCCCTCTGAGGTAAGACACAAACGTTTCACAAATGGCCAAGAATTGCAAATAATTCTGAATAAACAATCTTCACTAAACTGTATCTTGAAAGTTAGAAGCAGACATAATGTATGTACATTATCTGCTTATAAATTCACCTTTTCAAAgactaaattatatttaatggcATAGACTAGTATAAAGGACGTTTTAAAAGGATCTGTGTTTTGTCTCATTTGTCCCtgtagcttctttttttttttttttaattaaaaaagtatcTTACAATATTGTAAAAAGACAATACATATGCCTGAATAGTATgaatttaatcaaataattaattatctaAATAATTATCTGATTTCCTTATAACTGTATTTTTATactcaaagtcaagtcaagaagcttttattgccatttcaaccatatatagctgtagcagtacacagtgaaatgagacaacgtttctccaggattgtgatgctacataaaacaaagacagagctataaggacttagtaagttagtcctagccacataaagtgcatctgtgtaacctggtgcaaacagtgcaggacaaaagacagtccaaacaaaaaatacaagacctcacacaaaagacaatacacaaaagacaatacgcaaaaacagcaccgaccagtgtatatactgtatgttcaataaatgttgcgtgtgcagaaatactggaatgaacactgttatagcagcagttgcatgagataatgtaaattattgtgcaaaacagcaatcagctgaaatgtgagacagcatgtgcaaagagagaaaacaaaaaaaagtagtgTATATCTGCATTTCATATTATTAACTGCTTTGTTCTTTTAATTCTCTTAGATGTATGAGATAATGCAGGAATGTTGGGATAATGATGCAACCTTACGTCCAGCCTTCAAGGAGCTCGCTCTGCGCATCGACTTGTTTCGAGACAGCAGTGATTCGGACCTATACACCCAAGTGCCTCCATTTTGAGAGAGAAACACTTTGCTTTGTTCTAGTAACTGCCTTAATCAGGACCTTCTTCAGTCCTCTCCTTGCTTTTCTTGGCAGACCTGATTTAAGGACATTGAACTTCTACCAGCCTTTAAGCAACTATGTTTTAGTTTGCTTATCTCTCCCTTAACACCCCTTTGCTAGCAGTGCTAGCATATTTCTTTActctgaagaactgtgaaaggAAGAATGCACATGcaattgtgttctttttttatatgtgtttttatgtacataaataaaaaagattttataattttataaaaatgaaagatgatgcaattctggctatatttggactgttaaaaaaacagttaaatataaatgaagagAGAGATATAATGTTTATAGCTTATCATCATGTAGGTGGTGTCTAATTAAAATCATATATTAAATGTGTGTCCGGAagaagtcattttaaaatgcaatatTTGTTTTATGACACACAACAGCTTATTAAAAATCAGTTGgattgaatttatttacagtgtatacAGGGATATTTTGTCCAAACCATTAAAAGACTAAGAAAGTAGCATTAttgtgaatttaaaataaaacaaatgatgaaCAAAGATTAAAGATGGACAATTCAGTATTAGGTTCAGGTCTTTGATAAATGGTAGCAATTATTTGTGGGTGATGGTATCATGAATGCATTCACCTTTGTGAGGGTCTGGCTCATGCCTGCTCTTAGGGGCTGCTGACAGGCACTAAACTAGCCATGGCAGCCACACTAAAGGTGTTCGTACCCCCAAGTAGGGCTGTATGCTGCAATGAAACCTATAACAAATCCATTTAATGCATAATCTAAACTGTTCCATTGTTAACTGTTTTGTTGCTAGCATTGGACCAGTTGATCCCTCCATAAGGTTGACTGATCTCTCACTCCTGCTGGTGGGTTACAATCTGCTCAGTTCACACATGTATAAATCACCAAAGTGATGTCTTGTGTGATGGCTCACTCTTCAGACCTGCTGTCAAAGAGACTTCAGACAGAACTATtaaatctgtataaataaagGACTGTATGTGGGGCCACCACAACCTGGTTCAAGCCTATGGAGTGGAAGACTTAACCTCAGGTTCCTGGTAGAAGTCAGATTCTACACCTTATCCACCCTGTAGTACCGGCCTTAGGCAACAAACCCCACCAGCGCTACCACCACTAATGAGTCTAAGCAGAGCATGCCCTTGAAGCATAGAGGATGGGGCCATGGTATGCTTAACCACCATAAACTTCTCGATTTTACTGAGACATCAGATCAGTGCTTCTGAATATAATGCTGAAGATTACAAACTGCAGTTCTGTCACTATCAACTAATTTGGGGGTAAGCAATAAGCTTTTAGTTTGCATGTTACTTTTGATTACTTAACATTCAGGTCATCATTGTTTATATAATAGactcaaacacattttttttagcttatttaagatattttctgTATAGCCTTTAGCCTTGTAACTTGGTTGTAAATAGAAGTGTACTGTAGTCCTCTCTGATAATGTTATATATGACTTTAAATCAACAACCAACAATTAGTAAATATCAATCCAAAGATCCTTTACAGCAACAGAGAAGGGATGATGTAGGAGTACTTCATTACTGAAGACTGAATATTTAATCCTTTAAACTATACACTTAACTACATTTACTGAACACTTTCTGGTCTTGGTGAGTGTGGGATGTTTCCTTTTACCGCTGAAACTTAGGTATAGGTACATATAGGTATTTTCACTTGTAACAGActtattctttgtattttttatgttttgttttttttttattattattagtcatgaGAAACATTTGACACCTTTAGATCATTTTAGAGCAGATTTAGGAAATTCAGAAAGCAAAACTGACAGTGTAAACCTTACCTTAGAATTATAACCTTGTAAATGAGAATTTGTGgctcaaaatgtcaaaattaaataatgtaaaaaaaaaattcagctatATTATAGATTTGTTAACATTTCATCATTACAAAGGGTCAAGAGCAGTTTACATATTAAACAATTAGCTAAAAATTGCATACAGGCATGACTTTTAATAAGGAAGTACAATAATACAGTTTTATTATACAGATTTACTTttacaaatcaataaaaattataaaaaattactCAGATTATACAAattaccttttaaaaatgtgaagCTGACTGATACACCATGAAAGTGTACAGGATCCACCGGACGGTGGGTATGGTGCTTCTCCAGGGAGAGTAAAGTTTGAAAATTCAAGCTTAATCcactgattctttttttaaacactggcTTTATAGTGAgtctatataatttatattatacaaaaacaaacaaacaaataaataaataagctgtaCAAAACCTTGATTGTACATAATTTTCTGtggtttaaatatatttttgtactttCTGTATACAGCTCCACTCACTGGAGATCTGGTGATGTTGTGTGAGATTTTAGTGATTTGATTTATGTCTAACATCTGAATATGCAAAATGTTATATTGTGACACAAAgtctaattaaacaaaaaaaggttttggtaagtattttttttattctctatttCTATTTGCAAATAATTTTGAAAATTATATACAGCAATAGCATACAGCAATGTTTTGGGCTAAAATATGTGTAGATTCATGACATATTTCAAATATACCTGTTTCAGATCTGGTTGTAATACTACCAAATGTGGAAAAGatgtagatatacagtatagatatagatataaacaCTGGCCCACTGTTAGTGCTCAGACCCATTCAGTAATCTAACACTTAACATTACAACTATATGTTATATGTCTAGGGGCATCAATATGGACTTAGATCCCGATaggttatttttatgttttcttgttCATGAACACAAGATGGCAGTATCTGAACAACAAACTCATAGATACAATCATCACTGCCTTGAATAATGCAGTATGTGTGACTAAGGTGTAGAACAGGTTCAGTGCTCCTTGGCACAGTCTCTGAAAGCAGACTCTGTTAAGGAGAATTGAACACAATTtgtctcaatttttttttctcatccatCTAAAAAATCTcccatatatatttaattggcTTGAGGTCTTGTAAGTGTGAAGGCAATAGCCTGAGCCCTCCTGCCCTTGTGGATGGTGGAAGAGACTGATTTCATCAGAATAACTTCGGAAGTTATTATTTCTTTGTAGTAACTCTTTCCTCTCAGGAGACAAGTGGAATCCTGCCAGAAAAATGTTCCACACaagataacaaataaatataaatgactcTTGAGCAGTGTCAGAGGCATTTTCCAAAATGTtcaggggtaaaaaaaaagtgacttgacaacaatacacaaatatatatgcgcacacataatatatatgcacacacactaattacCATGAGAACATGTGTATATTTCCTTTACTGATCTCAAATACACTTACAAAAAGCACACATACCTACATATGTATAAATGTGCACATCTACTGCATTGGTACTGCTATTgttctaataaaatataaaaaagacaaaaaatacttGAATATCATTAGCTTTGTACACTCATTGgctactttaataaaaaaaaatcataaagttCCAATAATCCAAATATGCACTTTTGCACTTGCAATATGCACTTTTGGATTTGCTTCCCATTCTGTTGTTTGGTATgagcattaactgaagctcttgaactTTATCTGCATCATCTTATGCACTGCAGTACTGCCACATGTTTTGCTGATTGGGTAATTGCtgatgtatttactgtatgtttctattaaagtggccagtgagtgtattcTTCAGACTTATAAAATTAACAGTATTAATATGCTTGCAAGTGGAAATAGAGCAATGTGTGTTGTACAGAACAACTTGAGTGCCTCCAAACTTTGAAGTTCAGTTGTGACTACAACACAAGTAATGACCACCTGAGTGTAGAGCCAGCTTAGACATGTATACAAGCCTTTCCTAGAAACTGTAGTGAACCTTGGAGAAAggtgtttgtgtagtttgtggtcTCCTAACACAGCTATGGCCCATCCAAGGAAGCCTGCTACTTGACCTGGGTACAAACCATGCCATAAAGCAGAGAAGCTGAATGTCATAAGCACAGGCATCCTGCTGCACCTCTGAAACACTAATCTGCGTAACCAGGCAGCTGTTGTCCTGTTCCAGAGGCGAGCAAAGGTTGAAATATTACTTGAGGTTTCAATCTCAAATGCATCACCATCAGAAAGTCCATTCCACAATGCGCATCCACTTGTACTGTACCCACTGAAACCTAATCCTGCTGCATTGTTAACACATTCACTTAATTTCCAGTGAACATAATAATTTAATCTGAGCACCAGGGAGAAGATCCAGATCCATAATATACATGGAGAGCTACTTAGGTTGAACATGCTACACTGTAAAAAGCTTGTAAACAGAAATTTAAGAACTAACAGAAGTAAAACCTGCAGCATCTTCCAAAGCAGAATGGTAAGTGGAGACGGTGGTGGATTGACACTCATCTGCTCCACAAAGTTCACAAAAGTATTAAATGGACAAAGCGGTCCTCCAAGAAGGGCAGGAAAATACAGAGTGTAGCTCAGGAAAGGAACGAGGGAAACAACTTGGCTCTGGTGGCCTTTACGGAAATGTCTGATGATTTTTCCTTCCTGGAGATCCATTGATACTGACGTGACTCTCTGACTGAGAAGCATTAGAGCAGACATGGCCAGCACAAGCctaagttacaaaaaaaaaaatcattatatatatatagctcattatatatatatagcattttgaattatatatatattcaaaatgCTATGTTCTGTGAGACTGAAAAAACTTTACCTGGAATCTGCAGGTTCTTGGAGCCAGTATTGCTTGTACTGCATATAGAAGTGCCACAATGTTTGCCACCATATCTGCAGCCCAAAAATCCAGTAGTGAATATGAACTGGCTCCATGAAGCGCACCAGTAACACAAATATGATGTTGGTGATAAACAGCATCATGCTGTATGGACCCATTGTCAGAACAGCAAGTATGAATCCTCCGAATGCCAGACAGATATGCCTTACCAAAATAAATTCCCTTACATTATTTGACTTAATTAATGAAGAATGAATggcaataaaatatttcatataataaACATGCATTCTTACCTGTTAAACAGTGTGAGATATCCTTGTGTTGCTAAGATGTAAAACACAAAAGCCAAGGGTATAGTGAACAACTGGTTCACCAGCTGAGGATTTTGATTAAAAGTCATCCAGAAAAAATCCATtctattatgattattatgtcTTGATTTGTGCTTTACCCTGTCTGTGGCTTCTTATAGGCGAAGAACATGtcagtttattattaacacactgGTGAGGGTGTGATTGCTATGGAGCCCCCAACATTTATATTTTCCACTTAAAAATGGCAATCTAAATTCCAAATGTACATGGATAAATAGATATGCAGGGAGGTTGACCTTTCTACATATTcagtaaataaagttaaaaggCAGCAACACTGTCATGAGTACATACATTTGTTATACAAGTGATTCAAGTGTGACAGATAATGATTATGCTTCAGATAtcagttgtatttatttatttatttatttatttatttttaaatgttgctATAAGTGAAATAACTTAAGATGGATTATTTTGAACAGGTAACTCAATTATTCAACCCCTCAAAACAAACCTTAAGTGATTTATAGTATATGATTGCAACATGGTGTGTTAGACCAAAATAGCCAATGTGACCAGTCTTAAATTActttttatagaaaattaacCACCTACATAAGCCAGTTCAGAGATATTTACAGCTCGTGGGACTTCAGTTGTTCCCAGGGTTGCTCTGTATGAAATACCAAACTGAAGTGcctgtaaaatgttttgaaaggaaaaaatgtaaatttctttCTAGCATTTTAATATCCTTCTCCACCAATTAATGTTAAATTGCATAATAACATATTTTATAGTATAGtctctttttaatttgttttcctaAGCAGTTTCTTTTTAGTTCAAACTATCTAGTAACTAGTTCAAGTTACGAAGCataatttttcattcttttcttataaaattttaattgtcTCTTTGGATTTTAGTTAGGTTAGACTAGAGTCAGCCACAAATGGCCCGGTAAAAAGATGAGCTCGTTTAAATAGCTTGAATAGACTGACATCTTTGCAATATTTCCTGTAAGGAACACTGCTGGCcaatgtttaatgtaaaatgtagaATAAATGATATACCACTATTATGTTCTGTGTGTCTtttcaagtaaataaataaaaattaattagcCAAAACATGCTATTCTTTGCACAATGTTTTAGAGAGTCATTCATTTAGACAACAGAAGAGACAGAAGTTATTATGTACCATGGAGTACACTCAGGCACCAGGAAGGCATGTTTACCAGCCAGATGGGGCTAGTACCACAGAGTTAAAGATCAagttacagaataaaatatctGTGTTAGCCTAGCTACTGCTGTTTTTCAACAAGAAAGCCTCTCCTAAATCAATTGAATCAGAGTGTTAATATCAAATCCTCCCAAACCACAAGCTAGGACACTACACTACTAGACAAACAGCCGGAACCAacttccttgtgtgtgtcaacacacttggccaataaacctgattctgattctgattctgatatggTCTGTGAGGACTATGAGAATGGGTTTCAGCCCTGGTCAACTTTTTATTCTACACAGTTGACATGTTTCCTCTATAGAAACCCTTCAACGAGTGGATCTTGTTATCTGTTCTTTCCTTTATTATTTGCAGCAACAAATAATTGCACAAACCACAGATACCTGAGATACCTGTGTTATTGGCCAGGAAATTGCACAATGGTAACAGCATTGTCAGAGATATACCTAAGCAAAGGCCACCCAATCACAGTTGCATGCTACCACTGGCCACCTTTTTCCTTTTAACCAGGTGTTGGttttaaacttttctttttttggagccTGTGAGTGATGACATGGGCCAAGCTTTTTTTGGACTATAACAGGTTTTTTCCCTGATTACTGATGAGAGAGTAGTTTTATAGGTATGGGTGTTCACTCCATTCTAATCAAGGCAAAGTTTTAAAAAGCATTGATTAAGTAGTTGTGTGATTATTAGGGTATGTACAATGCACGATACCACTCACACAGAAGTAATCAGTGTGAAAGTTTAATCAATCTTTGGCTGGTCTTTTGCAGCTACTTCCTCCTGCACAGTTACAATGTTCACCACAGTATCTTTGTTTTGTTATAGCATTACTAATCATGTTTGTGCAGGAACCATGTCTTCCAGATGATTTTCTGTTGTCTTGGGTTTGAGAAATGATTCTCATGGATTCAAGATCCATTGAAGTCTATTGCTTATAAGATCTTGAAAGCACCAAGTTGGTTTATTTGGTTGCTTCTTTTGATCAACTAGGGCCAGCAGGTGCATTGTAGATTACCACTAGATTTACTACGCCTGCGCAAATTTGCGGAAAATCCCTGGACCTCACACCTACTAGCACCCCTACAGCTCCATTgtcctcctgcttttgttgtgcaaacacccccatcacctctgaggcctggcacatttgcatttgttcactcagagtagctcagatccaaggcaggccaaacctctgtgtgtgacatggaaacttTCAGAAATGCCTCcgtatctatacaaaatagtctgttttatttataaaacatttgtgaaaacagaatgaaaagttgctaatacaatgacatgaataaaatgaaaacttgctaACACTTCAGTCTCCAATGCATGTTTATGGCATGTtcgtacacatacagaataaaatcatttcatttcattttcattggccatcactgacttataacaccaaaagtgaattttgagACGGAACAAGAACCCAACATGCCTCCACGGAAGATGCACCGTGGTACTGGGAAGCCCTATGGGAAGCAAAAGAcggcactgtgtgtgtagaggacaTTGGAATGCCCAGTGCAGTAGCAAATCGCTCGTGCTTCACTGTGcaagtctttgtgtgtgacatggaaaccttcagaaatgtatttatacaaaagacacacattcacaatatatggatacacaagtctgttttattttaaagtgtttcaaacTTTACAGCGTTTGCAGACCCAGTGTCCATCATCCCTGCATTTGGCACAGGTGAATTTCTGACATGTTGCACAGGTAAACCTGCTGCGATTCCTGTTGCAGCTCTCTTGCACCTGGCACTGCGTTGTCTGTACAGTCCCTGgcacagcagctgcagcagctccAGCAGCCTGCCTCTGTGCCAATATTTCCTTGTGCTGTATGAATCGGCAACGAAGTTCCTTAGCTAGAAGACTCAGAAACAATCTTCTTTTGCCTGTCCACCCTGTACATGCCTTATGTAGATGCCCTGTACAAAATGTAGGCATTCACCACCGCCTGGTCCAGCATATTGTAAAAAAAGGCTACTGGCCACCTGCGTTTTGCTGCTCTTACGGAATACATCCGTGCCATTTGGTCCAACAcgtctacaccacactgtaaaagcagagagagagagagagtcatgagtatatgtgctttttttctataggtctgtgtagtacacatcagaaaacattttaccactggtgtaaaattatacacaTTCACTTACCTTCATGTGGTTATAGTCTGTTATCGTGTTGGGTTTCCTCTTTCTGCCTCTTTCTGCCgttagaacacacacagtcttgtttttttaGGTGCATAAATTGTCAAGGAGACACCTCCACTTCTAAACACTGAAGTGGAGAATACCTCTCACTGTGCAGTGTCTTTTGCAAGTTGATGAAGTTCACGGCGGACTTTATTCACCGTGCCCAGTAGCGTTGTTTTGCGCTGCAGCAGTCTCTGCAACAGTGACagtgaagtaaagaaattgATGACGTGACATTTCTGCCATCATCCAAAAATGGCTCCATCAGATTCATGACCACGCTCTCTGCCAGCCTCTCTCCCTTCTGACGACTGGGGTCCTTTCCCAAGTAAGGAGATGCTTTGCAGTCATATTTGGTCTCCAAATCCGTGGCCATCCAGAACTTGATCCCAGATTTGTCTGGCTTGGTTGCGATATACTGTGTGAATGAACAACGAACCTTGGtagggaacagctgttcatTTATGGTCATGCGTTCTCCTGGAGTGAAACTctcagcacagttcttgttgaagCGTGTCCAGATGTCGGAGAccgcagcaaatttgtctgttTCCACCCGTTCTGCCTGCGTGTCCTTGTCATCAAATCGAAGGTGttgcataattgaaatgaatctatCCCAGGGCATTGTCTCTttgaaagccaggagattgttttgaaaccattttgaccatttttaatgtcagtaaataataaaacgtgttttttccaggtcaaatttacttgaatgcttataaatcaaaaattctacaatgatcaccattctgtgtgatcagcttacatttgtgacattttacacttgttatgtctattttgcctaccagatgccATCGGATGACCTAAAaacgggctacacacacacacacacacaccactcaaaaacatggcataatttattgtgaataaaacttccttacacctcttatgctttttattatatttaatttataaacaataaacctcatgaaatgatgccatttttttaagtaaaataagcagaaattattaaatattattttggataaccactggctagtgtatgtcaaacatccacaggtcaaagctgactgatgcaactaaattcataaataagagagtgaaaacaaatatgatttgaatatgaaaacacaacgtgtgtgtgtgtgtgtgtgtgtgtgtgtgtgtgtgtgtgtgtgtgtgtgtgcgtgcgtgtgtgtgtgtgtctgtgtggtgtgtgagtgtgtgttttgggtgcttgtgttagtggacattttatgtttgcatttttgtgtctgtatgtatgttcattgccctgaaaaatgtggccgagtcaaaatagagaaaattaattttacttgcaaagttcataatttggaacaatcctggtaaatttcaggcaaatatgtggaaggaaacccaagttatgacacattaaactttccagataagtcaaatagaccccaggtctgcacaagggttatatGAATATCATgtgtactatggcaatgacaaaccttagcaGACTCTGTGGGTCTAGATacggcaggcatttctgaaggtttccatgtctcacacagaggtttggcctgccttggatctgagatACTCtaagtgaacaaatgcaaatgtgccaggcctcagaggtgatgggtgtgtttgcacaacaaaagcaggaggagaagaagctgaagaactgtgaaaatctcaacagggggaatcacacctcgggacccgcaccagaaaataaaaaagtcagtaaatctagtgttactAAGGTCTATTCCATTAGATTGTTGCTATGGCTTGTACTTCTACTGTA includes these proteins:
- the mboat4 gene encoding ghrelin O-acyltransferase, with the translated sequence MDFFWMTFNQNPQLVNQLFTIPLAFVFYILATQGYLTLFNRHICLAFGGFILAVLTMGPYSMMLFITNIIFVLLVRFMEPVHIHYWIFGLQIWWQTLWHFYMQYKQYWLQEPADSRLVLAMSALMLLSQRVTSVSMDLQEGKIIRHFRKGHQSQVVSLVPFLSYTLYFPALLGGPLCPFNTFVNFVEQMSVNPPPSPLTILLWKMLQVLLLLVLKFLFTSFLQCSMFNLSSSPCILWIWIFSLVLRLNYYVHWKLSECVNNAAGLGFSGYSTSGCALWNGLSDGDAFEIETSSNISTFARLWNRTTAAWLRRLVFQRCSRMPVLMTFSFSALWHGLYPGQVAGFLGWAIAVLGDHKLHKHLSPRFTTVSRKGLYTCLSWLYTQVVITCVVVTTELQSLEALKLFCTTHIALFPLASILILLIL